In one window of Temnothorax longispinosus isolate EJ_2023e chromosome 11, Tlon_JGU_v1, whole genome shotgun sequence DNA:
- the LOC139821370 gene encoding uncharacterized protein: MEHIDRQNTRTPEKRICEGHFAKTYKRNEEGRFVVSLPTKKEQLRKLGDSRYLAIQQLKNLKRKFARQPQLKEDYMKFMRKYLNLGHMREVPENSARWNIQPQYYMPHHCVIKESSATTKLRVVFNASSKTTTGILLNDALMAGPVLQQDLFSILLRFRIFRFVMTAYIAKMYKQVLVEEDQVALQRIVWREEIIEAIKTYEMLTVTYGTIPASFSVTKSMKQLAKLEADQFPIGALIALRDFYIDNLLSGADSLKEALIIRDQVAALLLSGE, encoded by the coding sequence ATGGAGCACATTGATAGACAGAACACTCGCACCCCGGAAAAGCGCATATGTGAAGGGCATTTCGCAAAAACATACAAACGCAATGAAGAAGGGCGATTTGTCGTAAGTCTGCCGACAAAGAAAGAACAGCTTCGAAAACTCGGAGATTCGCGATATCTGGCTATTCAGCAGCTCAAGAACTTAAAGAGAAAATTCGCAAGACAACCGCAGTTAAAAGAAGACTACATGAAATTCATGCGGAAATATCTAAACTTAGGGCATATGAGAGAAGTTCCAGAGAATAGTGCGAGGTGGAATATCCAACCACAATACTACATGCCACATCATTGCGTTATAAAAGAATCAAGCGCCACCACTAAATTAAGGGTGGTATTCAACGCGTCTAGTAAGACCACCACTGGCATTTTGCTAAATGACGCTCTTATGGCAGGCCCAGTATTACAGCAGGATCTATTCTCCATTTTGCTGAGATTCCGAATATTCAGATTTGTAATGACAGCATATATAGCAAAGATGTACAAACAAGTACTCGTGGAAGAAGATCAAGTGGCATTGCAGCGTATTGTTTGGAGAGAAGAAATCATTGAAGCGATTAAAACTTACGAAATGTTAACTGTAACTTATGGAACAATACCAGCATCATTTTCAGTCACGAAATCAATGAAACAATTAGCCAAACTAGAAGCAGATCAATTTCCAATAGGCGCGTTAATAGCACTGAGAGACTTCTATATAGACAATCTTCTATCAGGTGCCGATTCATTGAAAGAGGCCTTAATAATTCGCGACCAAGTAGCAGCACTACTTCTTTCAGGAGAATGA